A genomic stretch from Deltaproteobacteria bacterium includes:
- a CDS encoding ABC transporter ATP-binding protein: protein MLEVKDIHTYYGTSHILFGISLEIKEGEAVCLLGRNGAGKTTTLKSIIGLTPPKKGSIQFQGKEVSGKPPYTIAQMGVGFVPDDRRIFPDLTVRQNLLLGKRERQGGLWNLDRIYTLFPKLIELDSHMGGHLSGGEQQMLTIARTLMTNPSLLLLDEPGEGLAPMVVRAMGEQLMEIKKTGVTMLICEHNVGLAMTLSDRAYVMDKGTIRYQGTIEELKASEEVRKKYLMV, encoded by the coding sequence ATCCTGGAAGTCAAAGATATTCATACCTATTACGGAACCAGTCATATCCTCTTCGGGATCTCTCTGGAGATAAAAGAGGGGGAAGCGGTTTGCCTGCTCGGCAGAAACGGGGCCGGTAAGACCACCACCTTAAAGAGCATCATCGGCCTTACGCCGCCCAAGAAGGGGAGTATTCAATTTCAGGGAAAAGAAGTGTCCGGCAAACCTCCTTACACCATCGCCCAGATGGGGGTGGGCTTTGTTCCCGATGACCGTCGGATCTTCCCGGATCTGACCGTTCGCCAGAACCTTCTTCTGGGTAAAAGGGAGCGCCAGGGAGGTCTTTGGAATCTGGACCGGATCTATACGCTGTTTCCGAAGCTGATCGAACTGGACAGTCATATGGGCGGGCACTTAAGCGGCGGGGAGCAACAGATGCTGACCATCGCCCGGACCCTGATGACCAACCCGTCCCTGCTTCTGCTGGATGAACCCGGGGAAGGACTGGCCCCTATGGTGGTTCGGGCCATGGGCGAGCAACTCATGGAGATCAAAAAAACAGGTGTCACCATGCTCATCTGCGAGCACAACGTGGGGCTGGCCATGACCCTGAGTGACCGGGCCTATGTCATGGACAAAGGGACTATCCGCTATCAAGGCACCATCGAGGAATTAAAGGCCAGCGAAGAGGTGCGTAAGAAATATTTGATGGTGTAG